One genomic window of Nocardioides daphniae includes the following:
- the bfr gene encoding bacterioferritin, producing the protein MQPLSPRVVELLNDALTFELTVTNTYFLHARMLDNWGLGKLGKVFYDLSIDEMRDADDLINRILLFDGHPNLQRLGAIHVGETAEEMLRLALDSERAAVAQFNAAAQECHGFGDHGTASVFEEMVRDEEKHADWFESQLDAIERIGAQQYLAQQVVAGEGP; encoded by the coding sequence ATGCAGCCCCTCAGTCCACGAGTGGTCGAGCTCCTCAACGACGCATTGACGTTCGAGCTGACCGTCACCAACACGTACTTCCTGCACGCCCGGATGCTCGACAACTGGGGCCTGGGCAAGCTCGGCAAGGTCTTCTACGACCTCTCCATCGACGAGATGCGCGACGCCGACGACCTGATCAACCGGATCCTCCTCTTCGACGGGCACCCCAACCTGCAGCGTCTCGGTGCCATCCACGTGGGGGAGACCGCCGAGGAGATGCTGCGGCTCGCCCTCGACAGCGAGCGGGCCGCGGTCGCGCAGTTCAACGCCGCCGCGCAGGAGTGCCACGGGTTCGGCGACCACGGCACGGCCTCGGTCTTCGAGGAGATGGTGCGCGACGAGGAGAAGCACGCCGACTGGTTCGAGAGCCAGCTCGACGCGATCGAGCGGATCGGCGCCCAGCAGTACCTCGCCCAGCAGGTCGTCGCCGGCGAGGGGCCGTGA
- a CDS encoding alpha/beta hydrolase, with protein sequence MTPLSTGSPFTPPVVATTHPDPAAPLVVLLHGRGSHEQEILGLAPHLPAGPEYAAVRAPIAEGGGYAWFANRGIGRPVAESLRSTMDWFGTWLDEVAPAGRPVVLVGFSGGAAFAGGLALDDPSRHAGVAVLHGTLPFDAGLSTDPGQLNGLPVFVAQGDADHVIPRELLGRTWDYLHTTSGATVTSQRHPGGHQLTTSTVEQLGDWITRVLSQVLGQAGPAPRP encoded by the coding sequence ATGACACCCCTCTCGACCGGCAGCCCCTTCACTCCCCCGGTCGTCGCGACCACCCACCCTGACCCGGCCGCACCGCTCGTCGTCCTGCTGCACGGTCGCGGCTCGCACGAGCAAGAGATCCTCGGCCTGGCGCCCCACCTCCCCGCCGGCCCGGAGTACGCCGCCGTACGCGCGCCGATCGCGGAGGGCGGCGGCTACGCCTGGTTCGCCAACCGTGGCATCGGACGGCCGGTCGCCGAGTCCCTGCGCAGCACCATGGACTGGTTCGGCACCTGGCTCGACGAGGTCGCTCCCGCCGGGCGCCCGGTGGTGCTGGTCGGCTTCAGCGGTGGCGCGGCCTTCGCCGGCGGCCTGGCCCTCGACGACCCGTCGCGCCACGCCGGGGTCGCGGTCCTGCACGGCACCCTGCCCTTCGACGCCGGGCTCAGCACCGACCCCGGTCAGCTCAACGGTCTCCCGGTCTTCGTCGCCCAGGGCGACGCCGACCACGTGATCCCTCGCGAGCTGCTGGGCCGCACGTGGGACTACCTGCACACCACCTCGGGTGCGACGGTCACCTCGCAGCGCCACCCGGGCGGCCACCAGCTGACCACCTCGACCGTCGAGCAGCTCGGCGACTGGATCACCCGGGTACTGAGTCAGGTGCTCGGCCAGGCAGGGCCTGCTCCTCGTCCGTGA
- a CDS encoding ABC transporter ATP-binding protein, with protein MELTGTTRMADRPVDQLSGGELQRVWLASCLAQDTGVVLLDEPTNHLDLRYQVETLDLVRDLADQHGTAVGVVLHDLNQTAAVADRVVLLHHGRVHSRRRPADVLTAEHLTEVYEIPIETTCDPETGRLRIDPAAGTSALTPAHTKREEMLKHTIAAALTTVTALTLSACGQTTDSEGTKDAAPKASAECQDVKTSTDPVSLTDSYGRTVELDKPAERVAVLEWQQTRACSPLRRPRRRSPTPRATAHLGHLRGAALGHEDVGTVRSPTWRRSSRPTRPGRRRGLHRRGRDPEAQLAKYDVPVLATKGADAKDPIANMKSTFELIAEATGREERAEELMEEFDEKLEEGRRRSPRATPPAPSSSTSTPTSTAPTSRSDPSARAPSWPRSARSSGSRTPGPARSTRPTGWARPTSRAMTKVGDATFFYTGTSDRPT; from the coding sequence ATGGAGCTGACCGGCACCACGCGGATGGCCGACCGCCCGGTCGACCAGCTCTCGGGCGGTGAGCTCCAGCGTGTGTGGCTGGCCAGCTGCCTGGCCCAGGACACCGGCGTGGTCCTGCTGGACGAGCCCACGAACCATCTCGACCTGCGCTACCAGGTGGAGACCTTGGACCTGGTCCGCGACCTCGCGGACCAGCACGGGACGGCCGTCGGCGTCGTCCTCCACGACCTGAACCAGACCGCCGCCGTGGCGGACCGGGTCGTCCTGCTGCACCACGGGCGCGTGCACAGCCGCCGGCGACCGGCCGATGTGCTCACGGCCGAGCACCTCACCGAGGTGTACGAGATCCCGATAGAGACCACCTGCGACCCCGAGACGGGTCGCCTGCGGATCGATCCCGCAGCAGGCACCTCCGCGCTGACGCCGGCACACACCAAGAGGGAAGAGATGCTCAAGCACACCATTGCTGCCGCCCTGACGACGGTCACGGCGCTGACCCTGTCCGCCTGCGGACAGACCACCGACTCCGAGGGCACCAAGGACGCCGCGCCGAAGGCCTCTGCGGAGTGCCAGGACGTGAAGACCTCGACCGACCCGGTGAGCCTCACCGACTCCTACGGCCGCACGGTGGAGCTCGACAAGCCCGCCGAGCGTGTCGCCGTCCTGGAGTGGCAGCAGACGAGGGCCTGCTCGCCTCTGCGTCGACCCCGTCGTCGGTCGCCGACGCCAAGGGCTACAGCACACCTGGGTCACCTCCGAGGAGCTGCCCTCGGGCACGAGGACGTCGGCACCGTCAGGAGCCCAACCTGGAGGCGCTCTTCGCGACCAACCCGACCTGGTCGTCGTCGAGGCCTACACCGCCGAGGACGAGATCCTGAAGCACAGCTGGCCAAGTACGACGTGCCGGTGCTCGCCACCAAGGGGGCCGACGCCAAGGACCCCATCGCCAACATGAAGTCGACCTTCGAGCTGATCGCCGAGGCCACCGGGCGCGAGGAGCGCGCCGAGGAGCTCATGGAGGAGTTCGACGAGAAGCTCGAGGAGGGCAGGAGGCGATCGCCGAGAGCGACGCCGCCGGCACCGAGTTCGTCTACTTCGACGCCTACGTCGACGGCGCCAACGTCTCGATCCGACCCTTCGGCCAGGGCGCCCTCGTGGCCGAGATCGGCGAGGAGCTCGGGCTCGAGAACGCCTGGACCGGCAAGGTCGACCCGGCCTACGGGCTGGGCCAGACCGACATCGAGGGCTATGACCAAGGTCGGCGACGCCACGTTCTTCTACACCGGCACCAGCGACCGGCCAACCTGA
- a CDS encoding iron chelate uptake ABC transporter family permease subunit, with the protein MFGAVVMVLLARSSRDAGPSRQPPGAKVAARGRTRFVVVLVVSILLTAGTAVVGLLAGHQWLLLGDVAAWLRGEGLPLVQFALDERAPRVAAALLAGGALALSGAIVQATCRNPLAEPGILGITGGAGLGAVVVVTGLGSGFSSGTSAAASTTTMLAAATFGALVAFSVVYGLAWRGGLDADRLVLIGIGVWYGTISLSTFLLVRSNPWDTPRIYTWLSGSTYGRSWEQVVPVAIALAVALPLALVVRRELDLLALDEDTPRLVGIPLEKVRLLVLVTAAVLTAMAVSAVGVVGFVGLVAPHVARALVGGRSVRVVPVAVLVGALLLVLADTIGRMAISPAQVPAGLVVALIGAPYFVYLLARSRA; encoded by the coding sequence ATCTTCGGCGCCGTCGTCATGGTGCTGCTCGCCCGCAGCAGCCGCGACGCAGGCCCGAGCCGACAACCTCCCGGCGCCAAGGTCGCCGCTCGCGGACGTACGCGGTTCGTCGTCGTCCTGGTCGTCTCGATCCTGCTGACCGCGGGCACGGCGGTCGTCGGGCTGCTGGCCGGTCACCAGTGGCTCCTCCTGGGGGACGTGGCTGCGTGGTTGCGCGGCGAGGGGCTGCCGCTGGTCCAGTTCGCCCTCGACGAGCGGGCGCCGCGGGTCGCGGCCGCCCTGCTGGCCGGTGGGGCACTGGCGCTGTCTGGGGCGATCGTGCAGGCGACCTGTCGCAACCCGCTCGCCGAGCCGGGCATCCTCGGCATCACAGGAGGCGCCGGCCTGGGCGCCGTCGTCGTGGTGACCGGGCTGGGCAGCGGCTTCAGCAGCGGCACCAGCGCAGCCGCCTCCACCACGACCATGTTGGCGGCGGCCACCTTCGGGGCGCTGGTCGCCTTCTCGGTCGTCTACGGCCTGGCCTGGCGCGGCGGCCTGGACGCCGACCGCCTCGTCCTGATCGGCATCGGGGTCTGGTACGGCACGATCTCGTTGAGCACCTTCCTGCTGGTGCGCTCGAACCCGTGGGACACCCCGCGCATCTACACCTGGCTCTCGGGCTCGACGTACGGGCGCAGCTGGGAGCAGGTGGTCCCGGTGGCGATCGCCCTGGCGGTGGCGCTGCCGCTGGCCCTGGTCGTCCGCCGTGAGCTCGATCTCCTCGCCCTCGACGAGGACACCCCGCGCCTGGTCGGCATCCCGTTGGAGAAGGTGCGGCTGCTCGTCCTGGTGACCGCCGCCGTGCTCACGGCGATGGCGGTCTCGGCCGTCGGCGTGGTCGGCTTCGTCGGCCTGGTGGCGCCGCACGTCGCGCGGGCCCTGGTGGGCGGGCGCAGCGTACGCGTGGTCCCCGTCGCGGTGCTCGTGGGCGCGCTGCTGCTGGTGCTCGCCGACACCATCGGCCGCATGGCGATCAGCCCGGCCCAGGTGCCTGCCGGACTGGTCGTGGCGCTGATCGGGGCGCCGTACTTCGTCTACCTGCTCGCGCGCTCGCGGGCGTAG
- a CDS encoding zinc ribbon domain-containing protein YjdM, whose product MADTLPPCPQCSSEYTYEMGELLVCPECAHEWSPSEQAEAEAAEAAAVIRDAVGNELHDGDTVTIAKDLKIKGASGTIKVGTRVKGIRLVQGVGDHDIEGKVDGFGPLQLKSSVVKKV is encoded by the coding sequence ATGGCCGACACGCTCCCGCCCTGCCCGCAGTGCTCCAGCGAGTACACGTACGAGATGGGCGAGCTGCTCGTCTGCCCCGAGTGCGCGCACGAGTGGTCGCCGAGCGAGCAGGCCGAGGCCGAGGCGGCCGAGGCGGCCGCGGTGATCCGCGACGCCGTGGGCAACGAGCTCCACGACGGCGACACCGTCACGATCGCCAAGGACCTCAAGATCAAGGGCGCCTCCGGCACCATCAAGGTCGGCACACGGGTCAAGGGCATCCGGCTCGTCCAGGGCGTCGGCGACCACGACATCGAGGGCAAGGTCGACGGGTTCGGCCCGCTCCAGCTCAAGTCCAGCGTGGTGAAGAAGGTCTGA
- a CDS encoding (2Fe-2S)-binding protein: protein MIVCHCRVVSDRDIDAALSDGARTVAAVCRSTGAAQDCGSCIFSVKNVVSRHHARECELLVADGAAS, encoded by the coding sequence GTGATCGTGTGCCACTGCCGCGTCGTGAGCGACCGGGACATCGATGCCGCACTGAGCGACGGTGCGCGCACGGTGGCTGCGGTGTGCCGGTCGACCGGAGCCGCCCAGGACTGCGGCTCGTGCATCTTCTCCGTCAAGAACGTGGTCTCCCGTCACCACGCCCGCGAGTGCGAGCTGCTGGTCGCCGACGGCGCGGCGAGCTGA